Proteins encoded by one window of Blautia luti:
- a CDS encoding PBECR4 domain-containing protein yields the protein MGKQQDREKIVQEIKIAADLYRKHLVGKRFLYVFEGRYIEVLYKAANFRHLTGVATNLSAKKFYSYAAKKLLQASQIFFTPQHPFSLCKRKIKHIGQIAMLAGSEGFMLEEIVTDTRTYKFGTTDLNFTLCLNKEYDDQGQQKGDCFVVESLRDEDCFSKSTTAYTVTHIFSAPNDAKKYTTLLFLDENAMIDSLPDEIKNMLDQTLLHK from the coding sequence ATGGGAAAACAACAGGATAGAGAGAAAATCGTACAGGAGATTAAAATAGCTGCCGATCTGTATAGGAAGCATTTAGTAGGTAAAAGATTTCTATATGTATTTGAAGGCAGATATATTGAGGTGCTTTATAAAGCTGCCAATTTCAGGCACTTAACAGGTGTGGCCACAAACCTTTCCGCAAAAAAGTTTTATAGTTATGCAGCAAAAAAACTGCTTCAGGCTTCGCAGATATTTTTTACACCGCAGCACCCTTTTTCATTGTGTAAGCGTAAAATTAAGCATATCGGACAGATTGCAATGCTGGCTGGCTCAGAAGGCTTTATGTTGGAAGAGATTGTTACAGATACGAGAACTTATAAGTTTGGCACAACAGATCTTAATTTTACTCTATGCTTAAATAAAGAGTATGATGATCAGGGACAGCAAAAAGGCGATTGCTTTGTAGTAGAATCACTGCGAGATGAAGATTGTTTTTCTAAAAGTACAACAGCATATACAGTAACTCATATTTTCTCAGCACCGAATGATGCGAAAAAATATACAACTTTACTGTTTTTGGACGAAAATGCAATGATAGACAGTCTTCCGGATGAAATTAAAAACATGCTGGATCAAACTTTATTACATAAATAA
- a CDS encoding glycoside hydrolase family 95-like protein, which translates to MGGSIYPNMLCAHPPFQIDGNFGFAAAVAEMLIQSRKGHFLLLPALPDEWKDGKVGGMKAQGDITVDFEWREGRIHRVRLCSFREQKVTLECNGISKTVFLKPDGTENMIFD; encoded by the coding sequence GTGGGAGGCAGCATTTATCCCAACATGTTGTGTGCACACCCTCCGTTCCAGATCGATGGGAACTTTGGCTTTGCAGCTGCAGTTGCAGAGATGCTTATCCAGAGCAGGAAAGGGCATTTCCTGTTGCTTCCGGCACTTCCGGATGAGTGGAAAGACGGAAAAGTCGGGGGAATGAAGGCACAGGGTGACATCACAGTTGATTTTGAATGGAGAGAGGGCAGGATACACAGGGTTCGCCTCTGTTCTTTCCGTGAGCAGAAAGTAACGCTGGAATGCAATGGAATTTCGAAAACAGTATTTTTAAAACCTGATGGGACAGAGAATATGATTTTTGATTGA
- a CDS encoding group II intron maturase-specific domain-containing protein produces the protein MKVPKKSLDKVKKKVRKLTSRKWSVSNSYKAKKIAEVVRGWINYFKIGSILTVSRKLDTVIRYRFRMCIWKHWKNPKTRYKNLVKLGISKKNARCAAGFHGYARVCRTKTVCYAMSNARLKKFGLLSAEEYLCKARCQVN, from the coding sequence ATGAAAGTTCCGAAAAAGTCATTGGATAAAGTAAAGAAGAAAGTCAGGAAACTTACGAGCCGCAAGTGGAGCGTGAGTAATTCATACAAAGCGAAAAAGATAGCAGAGGTAGTAAGAGGATGGATTAATTACTTTAAAATTGGCTCAATTCTTACAGTAAGCCGAAAACTTGATACAGTAATCAGGTATAGATTCAGGATGTGCATATGGAAACACTGGAAAAATCCAAAAACCAGATATAAAAATTTGGTAAAACTGGGTATTAGTAAAAAGAATGCAAGGTGTGCGGCGGGATTTCATGGATATGCCCGAGTGTGCCGTACAAAAACTGTTTGTTATGCGATGTCAAATGCACGTTTGAAGAAATTTGGTTTACTCTCAGCCGAGGAATATCTTTGTAAAGCGAGATGTCAAGTTAACTGA
- a CDS encoding helix-turn-helix domain-containing protein, giving the protein MYTLSAYYHKSRVDFMDKKHPLFIGSCGTYHLYTVEKLPTHRPKGRLDYQLLYIASGRAHFYFDGKPTVVEAGNMVLYRPREEQRYYYGADQTEVYWVHFTGNNVKNFLRRYGIADDTRIIYTGISIEYKNLFMSMIEELNLQRIDYEEMLINYFTILLISLHRIALQKPRKKNLQNMNDMEQAAQYFRMHYNKPISIEDYAVSHNMSISWFIQNFRQYANTTPAQYVQSLRLTNAKMLLETTNYNITEIVNLVGYENPLYFSRFFRKQCGISPSQFRKQLVPNAESCPK; this is encoded by the coding sequence TTGTATACATTATCAGCATACTATCACAAATCCAGGGTTGATTTTATGGATAAAAAACATCCCCTGTTTATTGGAAGCTGCGGTACTTATCATCTATACACCGTAGAAAAGCTTCCTACCCACCGCCCGAAAGGCCGGCTTGATTATCAGCTTCTTTACATCGCATCCGGACGGGCACATTTTTATTTTGATGGAAAACCTACTGTTGTAGAAGCCGGCAATATGGTACTCTACCGTCCACGTGAGGAACAACGCTATTATTATGGAGCGGATCAGACCGAAGTTTACTGGGTTCACTTTACTGGAAATAATGTAAAGAACTTTCTGAGAAGATATGGGATTGCCGACGATACCCGCATTATTTATACCGGTATCTCCATTGAGTACAAAAATCTATTTATGTCTATGATCGAGGAACTGAATCTGCAGCGAATTGATTACGAGGAGATGCTGATAAATTATTTCACGATTCTCCTGATCAGCCTCCATAGAATAGCACTGCAAAAGCCACGTAAAAAGAACCTTCAGAACATGAACGATATGGAACAGGCTGCACAGTACTTTCGGATGCATTATAATAAACCTATAAGTATTGAGGACTATGCTGTTTCCCACAATATGAGTATCAGCTGGTTCATCCAGAACTTCCGTCAGTATGCCAATACTACACCTGCTCAATACGTGCAGTCTCTGAGGCTTACCAATGCAAAAATGCTTCTGGAAACGACAAATTATAATATCACAGAAATAGTCAACCTGGTCGGGTACGAGAATCCATTATATTTCAGCCGCTTTTTCCGAAAACAGTGTGGCATTTCCCCTTCACAGTTCCGCAAACAGCTGGTGCCGAATGCAGAAAGCTGTCCAAAATAA
- a CDS encoding FtsW/RodA/SpoVE family cell cycle protein, producing MDEYLKLLLEQIRCTKARPYIKQELQDHMEDQIAENMKAGMDHEQAEKEAVRDMGDPVETGISLDSIHRPQAAWKLLGIIIFISIAGVLIHAGISGKASENAVAGSDRYVFHVMIGLAVMMILYLLDYTVLAKFSKIIAAVLLAVCLLVILEGGQVNGARIFISLPGGRRGMDVQKLMLFYVPIYGAILYKYHGWGYKGLIRAILWLIAPVILVYSLPALRTACVMLVTMLTMLTIAIKKDWFTVRKKRTICGIWAVFLTAPIAAFLSMYLRNRLAEYQIARIQAMFSSGSETDYLTKMLHSLWRQNKLIGKSKSDVTGILPAFNADYILTYLSSVYGIIAAILLCCVLAVLIFAVFNTALRQKNQLGMMMGCGCGIVFLISFLINVLENLGVFPQSITFLPFFSAGGSCIIISYGLMGIVLSTYRYKNIYPRHPETGFMSINSKVKKVS from the coding sequence ATGGACGAATATCTGAAATTATTACTGGAACAAATTCGCTGCACAAAAGCCAGACCATACATAAAACAGGAACTGCAGGATCATATGGAGGATCAGATTGCGGAAAACATGAAGGCAGGCATGGATCATGAACAGGCAGAGAAGGAAGCTGTCAGAGACATGGGGGATCCTGTGGAAACAGGAATCTCCCTTGACAGTATCCACAGACCTCAGGCTGCATGGAAACTTTTGGGAATAATTATATTTATCAGCATTGCAGGTGTTCTGATACATGCAGGGATTTCCGGAAAAGCTAGTGAGAATGCGGTAGCCGGTTCTGACAGATATGTGTTTCATGTTATGATCGGGCTGGCTGTCATGATGATTTTGTATCTGCTGGACTATACCGTACTGGCAAAATTTTCAAAAATAATTGCAGCTGTTTTATTGGCCGTCTGTTTGCTGGTTATATTGGAAGGAGGCCAGGTAAACGGAGCGAGGATTTTTATATCACTGCCGGGAGGCAGAAGAGGCATGGATGTACAAAAACTGATGCTGTTTTATGTCCCTATATATGGGGCGATTTTATATAAATATCATGGGTGGGGATATAAGGGACTGATAAGAGCAATCTTATGGCTGATTGCTCCAGTAATATTAGTTTACAGCCTGCCGGCACTCAGGACAGCTTGTGTGATGCTGGTAACTATGCTGACTATGTTGACGATCGCAATCAAAAAGGACTGGTTTACAGTCAGAAAGAAAAGAACTATCTGTGGAATATGGGCTGTGTTTTTGACCGCGCCCATAGCAGCTTTTCTGAGTATGTACCTGAGAAACAGGCTGGCGGAATATCAAATTGCGCGCATACAGGCGATGTTTTCCAGCGGCAGCGAAACAGACTATCTCACAAAAATGTTGCATTCACTTTGGAGACAAAATAAGCTGATCGGGAAAAGCAAATCAGATGTAACGGGAATCCTGCCAGCATTTAATGCGGATTACATTCTGACCTATCTGTCATCTGTATATGGAATAATTGCAGCTATACTTTTGTGCTGTGTTCTTGCGGTTCTGATTTTTGCAGTCTTCAACACTGCATTACGACAGAAAAATCAGCTGGGCATGATGATGGGATGCGGGTGCGGAATTGTATTTCTCATCAGTTTTTTGATAAATGTCCTTGAGAATCTTGGCGTATTTCCGCAATCAATAACATTTCTTCCGTTTTTTTCAGCCGGAGGAAGCTGTATCATAATTTCTTATGGACTCATGGGGATCGTGCTGAGTACTTACAGGTATAAGAATATTTATCCGCGACATCCTGAAACAGGCTTTATGTCCATTAATTCTAAGGTAAAAAAAGTATCATAA
- a CDS encoding PadR family transcriptional regulator, which yields MAIERALVSGSMAMLVMKLLSEKDMYGYEMIDTLRQKSQNVFELKAGTLYPLLHSLEEKGLLTVYEQDVAGKTRKYYSLTRQGRGFLEKKIEEWKEYSAAVTNVLILEV from the coding sequence ATGGCTATTGAAAGAGCATTGGTTTCAGGAAGTATGGCAATGCTTGTAATGAAACTTTTGTCTGAAAAGGATATGTATGGATATGAGATGATCGACACACTGAGGCAAAAATCTCAGAATGTATTTGAGCTGAAGGCAGGAACTCTTTATCCATTGCTGCACAGCCTGGAAGAGAAAGGACTCCTGACAGTATATGAACAGGATGTAGCTGGAAAGACCAGAAAGTATTATAGCCTTACCAGACAGGGAAGAGGATTCCTTGAAAAGAAAATAGAGGAATGGAAAGAGTATTCTGCAGCAGTGACCAATGTGCTTATATTGGAGGTGTGA